From one Acidobacteriota bacterium genomic stretch:
- a CDS encoding YgiQ family radical SAM protein, with translation MQARGWDALDVLLVTGDAYVDHPSFGAAVIGRVLEAEGWRVGVVAQPDWADPASLAVMGRPGLFCGVTAGNLDSMLAHYTAARRRRKEDAYTPGGAVGRRPNMATVVYAQLARRAFPGVPTVLGGIEASLRRTAHYDYWRDQVRPSILADAKADILVYGMGERAVVEIARRIARGLPLEGIAGTARMPGARESDTDRFADCVLLPSLEECRADIRKVRELTRLTEREQNPFCGRPLVQRHGARAVRIEPPAPPLNTADMDRVYGLPFARAPHPSGGEPIPAFTMIRDSVTVVRGCAGGCSFCGLGLHQGRLLSSRSEESILGEVRIMAASPGFSGTVTDLGGPTANLYGCVNGAVAACRVCRRASCLFPSLCPHLELHPEAAIRLMRRVEEVAGVRHVFIQSGIRMDVALRSPEYVRELARHHVSGHLKVAPEHLHPRVLRKMRKPGPETFHAFREAFEAESRAAGRRQYLVPYFISNFPGSTEREMEAVEHFVRREGWKLQQVQDFIPLPMTPAAAVYAAGLDYETGEPVPVVRGLAGRRAQMRQLRPRNPGRRRGRPPHSSG, from the coding sequence ATGCAGGCCCGCGGCTGGGACGCACTCGACGTGCTCCTCGTCACCGGGGACGCCTACGTCGACCACCCCTCCTTCGGGGCGGCCGTCATCGGGCGGGTGCTGGAGGCCGAGGGGTGGCGCGTGGGCGTCGTCGCCCAGCCGGACTGGGCCGACCCGGCGTCGCTCGCCGTCATGGGGCGCCCCGGCCTCTTCTGCGGGGTCACCGCGGGGAACCTCGACTCGATGCTGGCGCACTACACCGCCGCGCGCCGCAGGCGGAAGGAAGACGCCTACACCCCCGGCGGCGCCGTCGGCCGCCGCCCCAACATGGCCACGGTGGTGTACGCGCAGCTGGCGCGGCGGGCGTTTCCGGGAGTCCCGACGGTGCTCGGGGGGATCGAAGCCAGCCTGCGCCGGACGGCGCACTACGACTACTGGCGGGACCAGGTGCGCCCCTCCATCCTCGCCGACGCGAAGGCCGACATCCTGGTGTACGGCATGGGGGAGCGGGCCGTCGTCGAGATCGCCCGCCGCATCGCCCGGGGCCTCCCCCTGGAGGGGATCGCGGGGACGGCCCGGATGCCGGGCGCCCGGGAGTCGGACACCGACCGTTTCGCCGACTGCGTCCTCCTGCCGTCGCTCGAGGAGTGCCGCGCCGACATCCGGAAGGTGCGGGAACTCACGCGGCTGACCGAACGGGAGCAGAACCCCTTCTGCGGCAGGCCGCTCGTGCAGCGGCACGGGGCGCGCGCCGTGCGGATCGAGCCCCCGGCGCCCCCCCTCAACACGGCGGACATGGACCGCGTCTACGGCCTCCCCTTCGCGCGGGCGCCGCACCCCTCCGGCGGGGAACCGATCCCCGCCTTTACGATGATCCGGGATTCGGTGACCGTGGTGCGCGGCTGCGCCGGAGGCTGTTCCTTCTGCGGGCTGGGCCTGCACCAGGGCCGCTTGCTCTCGAGCCGCTCGGAGGAATCGATCCTGGGGGAGGTGCGGATCATGGCGGCCTCCCCCGGTTTCAGCGGCACCGTCACCGACCTGGGGGGGCCGACGGCGAACCTGTACGGCTGCGTCAACGGCGCGGTCGCCGCCTGCCGCGTCTGCCGCCGGGCGAGCTGCCTCTTCCCCTCCCTCTGCCCGCACCTCGAACTCCACCCGGAAGCGGCGATCCGCCTCATGCGGCGGGTGGAGGAGGTCGCGGGGGTGCGGCACGTGTTCATCCAGTCGGGCATCCGGATGGACGTGGCCCTCCGAAGCCCGGAATATGTCCGGGAACTGGCGCGCCATCACGTGTCGGGCCATCTGAAGGTGGCCCCGGAGCACCTGCACCCCCGGGTCCTCCGGAAAATGCGCAAGCCGGGCCCGGAGACCTTCCACGCCTTCCGCGAGGCGTTCGAGGCCGAAAGCCGCGCGGCGGGGCGCCGGCAGTACCTGGTGCCCTACTTCATCTCCAATTTCCCCGGTTCGACGGAGAGGGAGATGGAAGCCGTCGAACATTTTGTCCGCCGGGAGGGGTGGAAGCTGCAACAGGTCCAGGATTTCATCCCGCTGCCGATGACGCCGGCCGCCGCCGTTTACGCGGCCGGTCTCGATTACGAAACCGGCGAGCCGGTCCCGGTGGTGCGGGGACTGGCCGGACGGCGCGCGCAGATGCGGCAGCTGCGGCCGCGCAATCCCGGGCGCAGGCGCGGCCGGCCTCCTCACTCCTCCGGGTAG
- a CDS encoding sulfatase-like hydrolase/transferase: MTKLEEYILMKATTKATPMIAAALLWTGLSAAQEPAGDGAKSRRPNILLVIADDVGMDATTNMYPGMIADLVRRYGPEGFDHPDYGRIDGKPASTPVLDRFARQGMRFANVWAHPFCSPTRAAVLTGLFAAKTKVTTYADALSSKHTSFVRMLKEQGGYSTAAFGKWHMAGLPGKPVDYPGMKPKQAGFDLFRGNLHAAINSFWDYEYLVQDAATPADRWRSEPMPVKSLRAIAPTNYAPVVKVADTIEWITAREKEGRPWFAWLAFNLSHTTIIQQPSAMAVPNADTLDAPSLAEMKACGGTFGSNTVGSCSGEALNRAMTNSLDTVFGRLLEAVDAVAPGTYVIFVSDNGTPMYGRPQLDFIDNMYITRKERGKGTAYESGARVAMAVRGPSIPAGGESAEFVHVADLFSTVLALAGLTPPGTVSDSTGAAKVPLDAVSLAPILFNREKTVRDPDRDYILTETENLMTGGTKMVGARNATYKVVCTGGADDCLFYNLKRDPLEEYPLSRPAGCADYENGGWTPADPEWHYCHLAGVVARDSFLSEDIR, translated from the coding sequence GTGACGAAACTGGAGGAATACATCCTGATGAAAGCGACGACCAAGGCAACGCCCATGATTGCGGCCGCCCTCCTCTGGACGGGGCTGTCCGCGGCGCAGGAACCGGCCGGGGACGGAGCAAAATCCCGCCGCCCGAACATCCTGCTCGTGATCGCCGACGACGTCGGCATGGACGCCACCACCAACATGTACCCGGGCATGATCGCGGACCTCGTCCGGCGGTACGGTCCGGAGGGCTTCGACCATCCCGATTACGGCAGGATCGACGGCAAACCCGCTTCCACCCCCGTGCTGGACCGCTTCGCCCGGCAGGGGATGCGGTTCGCCAACGTGTGGGCGCACCCTTTCTGCTCCCCCACCCGCGCCGCGGTGCTCACGGGGCTGTTCGCGGCCAAAACCAAGGTGACGACCTACGCCGACGCCCTCTCATCGAAACACACGAGCTTCGTCCGGATGCTCAAGGAACAGGGGGGGTACAGCACCGCCGCCTTCGGCAAGTGGCACATGGCCGGGCTGCCGGGCAAGCCGGTGGACTATCCCGGCATGAAGCCGAAGCAGGCGGGGTTCGACCTTTTCAGGGGGAACCTCCACGCCGCCATCAATTCGTTCTGGGACTACGAGTACCTGGTCCAGGACGCCGCGACCCCGGCGGACCGGTGGCGCTCCGAGCCGATGCCGGTGAAATCGCTCCGCGCGATCGCTCCCACCAACTACGCCCCCGTGGTCAAGGTCGCCGACACCATCGAATGGATCACCGCCCGCGAAAAGGAGGGCCGGCCCTGGTTCGCCTGGCTGGCCTTCAACCTCTCCCATACCACCATCATCCAGCAGCCGAGCGCCATGGCCGTGCCGAACGCCGACACCCTCGACGCGCCGAGCCTCGCGGAGATGAAGGCGTGCGGGGGTACCTTCGGCTCGAACACCGTCGGTTCCTGCAGCGGCGAGGCTCTCAACCGGGCGATGACCAACTCGCTCGACACGGTCTTCGGCCGGCTCCTGGAGGCGGTCGACGCCGTCGCCCCCGGCACCTACGTCATTTTCGTCAGCGACAACGGCACCCCGATGTACGGCCGGCCGCAGCTGGACTTCATCGACAACATGTACATCACGCGCAAGGAGCGCGGCAAGGGGACAGCCTACGAGAGCGGGGCCCGCGTCGCCATGGCCGTCCGGGGACCCTCGATCCCGGCCGGCGGCGAGAGCGCCGAGTTCGTCCACGTGGCCGACCTCTTCTCCACCGTCCTGGCCCTGGCGGGCCTCACCCCGCCCGGGACGGTGTCCGACAGCACGGGCGCCGCGAAGGTGCCGCTCGACGCCGTGTCGCTCGCCCCGATCCTGTTCAACAGGGAGAAAACCGTCCGTGACCCGGACCGGGACTACATCCTCACGGAAACCGAGAATCTCATGACGGGGGGCACCAAAATGGTGGGAGCCCGCAACGCGACCTACAAGGTCGTCTGCACCGGCGGCGCCGACGACTGCCTGTTCTACAACCTGAAGCGCGACCCGCTCGAGGAGTACCCGCTCTCGAGGCCCGCCGGCTGCGCCGATTACGAAAACGGCGGGTGGACGCCGGCCGATCCCGAATGGCACTACTGTCACCTGGCGGGCGTCGTCGCCCGGGATTCCTTCCTGTCGGAGGACATCCGCTGA